The sequence TGTACGGCACCAAGATGCTCGACCATCGGATGGTCTCACGCCGGGTAACCAGGTGGATGGCGAGCGCACCCATGGCCGCGCCCAGCGCGACCTTCGTGGCGGTCCATTCGACGCCGCCCGCACTGATCGCCCCGGTTGCCTGCACCGGGACCGATGCGACGAGGAAGACCGCCGCGGCGGCGGGAACTAGCAGGTAGAAGAGCCCTGCCGCGACCGCAGGGATTGCCAGCAAGTCGAACGGTCGGGGCAGTACCAGGATGGCCAGGACTGCCGTGACGGCGAGCACCCAGCCAATCAGCGTCGGGGCCGGCAGACCGGGGAGCGGTTTAGCCGTCGAGAATCGCACGTGGGTCCTGCCCTACGTAGCGGCGAAAGTAGGCGATCGTCTCCCGCAGGCCGTCGTCGATCGACACGGTTGGTTCCCAGCCTAGCAGGGTGCGCGCCCGGGTGATGTCAGGGCAGCGGCGCTCAGGATCGTCCGGCCGTTTTTCCAGGAACTCCACCTCGGACGGGGAGTCGCACAAATCCAGGATGATCTGCGCGAGTTCCAGCACCGTCCGCTCATCCGGGTTCCCCAGATTGATGACCTGCCCGCGAGCCTCATCGCGCTCCATCGCCAGGATCAGGCCGCGGACGAGGTCGCTGACGTAGCACAGCGATCGGGTCTGTGATCCGTCTCCAAAGATCGGGAGTGGTTCGCCCCGGAGAGCGCGCATGATGAAGTTGGGCACCACGCGGCCGTCCTGCGGGTCGTTGCGCGGGCCGTAAGTGTTGAAGATGCGAACGATGCGCGCGTCCAGGTCGTAGCGCCGGATGAACTCCATGGTGATCGACTCGCCGAAGCGCTTGCTCTCGTCGTAGCAACTGCGCGGCCCGATCGGATTCACGTTGCCCCAGTACGTCTCGGGCTGTGGGTGGACTAGCGGGTCGCCGTAGGCTTCCGACGTCGAGGTGAAGAGCAAGCGCGCGCCGCTGCGCTGAGCGAGACGGAGCAGGTTCAGTGTCCCGACCGAGTTCACCAGGTGGGTCTCGATCGGGTGTCGCATGTAGCCCTCGGGACTGGCCGGACTGGCCAGATGATAGATCTGGTCGGCTTCGATGTCGAGCGGCTCGATGACGTCATGCTCGACCAGGGTGAACCGCGGATGCTCCATCAGGTGGGCGACGTTTGCCCGGCGTCCGGTGATGAAGTTGTCGACGGCGATCACGTCGTGGCCGGCTGCCAGGAGCGCGTCACAGAGATGAGACCCGATGAAGCCGGCGCCGCCGGTGACAAGTATGCGCACGCGATGCCTCCTTAGCCGGTATCACCGCCGGTTCGACCGACCTCAAGGTCGATGATCGCAGTCACGAGCCAGAAGGCAAGCGCCAGACCAGGAAGGAAGTAGCCGTTGTCAACCAGCCCGTGGGTAGCGCCGGCAACGAGTGCGCCCAGAGCACCAAGTCCGAGCCGGCTCTGCTGGCCGACGATGCGGTGAACTCGGCGGACGAGCACCACGGCGTAGGCTGCGGCTACGCCAAGGCCCATTATACCGAGCCGAAGCCAGAGGTCGAGGACAATATTGTGAGGGTGCGAGGTGAACCGCTCCGGCCAGGCTTCGGGCGACACGTATCGCGGGGCGTACTGGTAGAGGAACTGGTCCAGCCCGACTCCCGTGATGGGATGGTCTCGGATCATCGCCAGCGACGACTGCCAGATCGCGAGCCGGAGCGAGCCACTCCCACCTGAGAAGAGGCTTAGCAGCCGCTCGCCCGCTACCAGAACCAGCGCACCACCCAGGACCACGGCGCCAAGGACCAGCGCTCCGGCCATCCGCCGGCGTCCCGCCAACCAGGCGACGACAAGCAGGCCGGCCCCGGCACCCAGGTAGGCACCGCGGGAAAAGGTGAGCAACAGGCCCGCCGCACAGAGCGCCGCTAATGCCAGCCCGCGGAGGTCCAAGCGCGACCTGAACGCGATCCCGAGCGCAACTGCGAATGGGACAACCCGCTCCAGATAAAGCCCCAGGGCATTGGGATGCGGGTAGGTGCCGCTGATGCGCACGACGCCCTCGACCGCCAGTCCACTCCCCCCTAGCCCGGCTACGACGGCATACATGGCAGCCAGAGCGGCCGCACCGGCATACAGCCAGGCGGTGAGCCAACGGTCGGACCGGTCGGTGAGGTACCAGCGCAGGAGGAAGGCGAACACGACCGGCTCCAGGATGACCCAGCGGTACTCGCGCAGGCTCTCGGCACGGTGGCTCGGGTCAGCGACGGTGAAGAGCGACAGGGTGCCGACTACCAGCAGCGCGATCGCCACCGGACCGAAGCCGGTCAAGGCGAGGGTACGTGCGCGTCCCATCGCGTACCGGACGGCGGGAATACCGCTACGGAGTAGAGCGAAACCGGCACGCAGGGCAATGCCTCCGAGCGCCGCCACAAGCAGGACCTCGGCGGGATTGAACCGCAGTGCGCCGAACGGAACGGGAACATCGATCAGCGCGAGGGCCGCCGCGATGCTGGCGAGCACGCCAGGCGGATGGATCGCCGCGACGCCTACAGCCACTGACAACAACGCGGCGACGACCGGCATCGGTGGCTTGGCATACAGCCCGGCCACGGCCAACGCGGCCACAGCACTCGCGCCCCAGGAGGGAACCGGGTACCTTCTCTCGGCCGCCTGGCCCAACTCCGACGCCCGGGTGGCCTTCATCGGCGGCCTCCACTTGGGGATTCGGCCCGTGCCGCGGGTGCCCAGCCGAGCCGGTGGACCGCCTCCCAAGCAAGTCCTCGCAGCGCCACGACGAGAAGCAACAGCACCCCGCCGTAGAAGAGCGCGAAGGCCCAGGGAAAGGGCGTCTGCGCCTCGACGATGATAGCGGAGATGGCGAGCTGTCCCTGGGAGCCGTTGGTGATGGTCAGGTCGTGCTCGCCGTGGGCGAGCCCGCTGACGACGACGATGTCGCGGTCCGCGGCCTTGCTGGCCCGCAGGCGCACGAAGCTGCCAAGTTCGTCACGCTCCAGATCCGGCACCGGTTCGCCGTCCACGGTGATGTAGGCGCGGCTTGATTCGGGACCGACGC is a genomic window of Sphaerobacter thermophilus DSM 20745 containing:
- a CDS encoding O-antigen ligase family protein — encoded protein: MKATRASELGQAAERRYPVPSWGASAVAALAVAGLYAKPPMPVVAALLSVAVGVAAIHPPGVLASIAAALALIDVPVPFGALRFNPAEVLLVAALGGIALRAGFALLRSGIPAVRYAMGRARTLALTGFGPVAIALLVVGTLSLFTVADPSHRAESLREYRWVILEPVVFAFLLRWYLTDRSDRWLTAWLYAGAAALAAMYAVVAGLGGSGLAVEGVVRISGTYPHPNALGLYLERVVPFAVALGIAFRSRLDLRGLALAALCAAGLLLTFSRGAYLGAGAGLLVVAWLAGRRRMAGALVLGAVVLGGALVLVAGERLLSLFSGGSGSLRLAIWQSSLAMIRDHPITGVGLDQFLYQYAPRYVSPEAWPERFTSHPHNIVLDLWLRLGIMGLGVAAAYAVVLVRRVHRIVGQQSRLGLGALGALVAGATHGLVDNGYFLPGLALAFWLVTAIIDLEVGRTGGDTG
- a CDS encoding UDP-glucuronic acid decarboxylase family protein — translated: MRILVTGGAGFIGSHLCDALLAAGHDVIAVDNFITGRRANVAHLMEHPRFTLVEHDVIEPLDIEADQIYHLASPASPEGYMRHPIETHLVNSVGTLNLLRLAQRSGARLLFTSTSEAYGDPLVHPQPETYWGNVNPIGPRSCYDESKRFGESITMEFIRRYDLDARIVRIFNTYGPRNDPQDGRVVPNFIMRALRGEPLPIFGDGSQTRSLCYVSDLVRGLILAMERDEARGQVINLGNPDERTVLELAQIILDLCDSPSEVEFLEKRPDDPERRCPDITRARTLLGWEPTVSIDDGLRETIAYFRRYVGQDPRAILDG